From the Deinococcus aestuarii genome, the window TTCCCCCGGCGGGCGGCGGCCACCGGTGCCCCTTCCGGGGCCGCGCGGGCCACGCTGCTGGAAGAGGCCTTCGCCCGCGACATTGGTTCGCCGCTGTTCTTCCCGCACATCCAGCCCCACGAGTTCGAGGCCCTGCTGTTCAGCGACGTGGCGGCCATCGACCGGGCCCTGCAACTCCTCATGCCGGTCTCGAGGCTCTCAAACCTCACCACCATGCTGACCAGTCTCCCCACCCCCGAGGATTTGAACGACAGTCCGTCAACGGCCCCCTCCAAGCGGCTCCTCGGCCTGTACCCGGCCTACGATAAGAGACTGTTCGGGCCGCTCATCGCCGCCGAGATCGGGCTAACTCGAATGCGCCAGGCCTGTCCCCACTTCGGCGCCTGGTTGACCCGCCTGGAATCTCTGAGTTGAAAAGAGCAGGCCGCTGGCGCGGACCGGAGGCTGCAAGTCCGGTGGCGCGCTGGCCACGTTTTGGTCGACATGATCTTCCCCTCTTGGGAGGCCTGCGGGACCGTGCACCTGCACGCCCATCCCGAGTAGAGAACGAAGCGCAGATGATCTTCGGGGGCCAGGGGTTTCAGAACACTTCTCGCCTGCAGGAACTGGTTACAGGGGAAGGACACAGACATGGACCCCACGCCCCCGCAGCCGAGGGCATTCAGGGTTGCTTGAGCGCAGTTGCCCGGGCGAGGAGGGCCCGCGCCCGCCGCCGCCCATCCAGCGAACCCACCCCCGCGAAACCGCCCAGGGCCAGGCCGAAGGGCAGGGCGAGCAGCGGCAACGCCCACGCCCCCGCCACCTTCTGCGCTCCCGCGTAAGCGCCCAGCAGCAGCGCGACCAGACCGACGCCGCCGCCGACACGGGCCGGCCCGAGCAGGGTGTTGGCAAAGCGGTCCACCGCCTCGAGCTGCGCGTCGTACTCCGCGAGGACGTACTCCAACGCCTTGAGATCGAAGGCCTGCAGCTGCTGGGCGACGTGCGCCTCCCGGGCGCTGCGCTCGACGAAAGCGGCGTGGGCCTGGGGGTCCGCGGCGTTCGTCAGGCGCAGATATTCAACCCGGTAGGCGATCAAGCGCGCCACGAAGAGGAGCACCACCGCGGCGGCCACGAGACCGACCGTGAGGTCCGGCACCCGGAGGGTTGCCAGGGCGTAGGTGGCCGCCGTCGTGAGGAGCAGGGCGATGTCGAGCAGCAGGGGGAAGCGCGCCGTGAGACGCCAGACGGGGTGGGGTTGACCGCCACACACCACCGGCGGGCGCGAGGGCGTCAGGAGGGTGTGGATGGCATGCACCTGTGTGAAGACGTCACGGCTCACCCCAGGAACCTAGCCGAACACGGCGCCGGAACGCAGCGAAAGTTGGCGTGTCCGGGGGAGCAGGAGGCGGTCCACTCCGCCCTGGTTCGGGATGAGCCCATGAGGCCGGCAACGCGCTGAATTTGGTGACGCGGCGGGCGAGCTGGG encodes:
- a CDS encoding DUF4276 family protein, which translates into the protein MFCVSHLKTAAGPDPFQTPSQGAYFHRGGMTTYARARSDVLQWLRQDTGAHVTTFFDLYALPTDFPRRAAATGAPSGAARATLLEEAFARDIGSPLFFPHIQPHEFEALLFSDVAAIDRALQLLMPVSRLSNLTTMLTSLPTPEDLNDSPSTAPSKRLLGLYPAYDKRLFGPLIAAEIGLTRMRQACPHFGAWLTRLESLS